A genome region from Crossiella equi includes the following:
- a CDS encoding helix-turn-helix domain-containing protein — translation MTDFGTWLRQRREARGLSLRALAIQARTNHTTLARLESGQIATPDTDLLISICGALGVSVRTAATTIPAYKLLLDALDEEF, via the coding sequence ATGACGGATTTCGGTACCTGGCTTCGACAGCGGCGTGAGGCGCGCGGATTGTCTTTGCGTGCTTTGGCTATTCAGGCTCGCACTAATCACACGACGCTTGCCCGTTTGGAATCCGGGCAGATCGCCACACCGGATACCGACCTTCTGATTAGCATTTGCGGCGCACTTGGTGTAAGTGTTCGAACTGCCGCAACAACAATTCCGGCATACAAACTACTGCTGGACGCACTAGATGAGGAGTTTTAA